In one window of Brassica rapa cultivar Chiifu-401-42 chromosome A07, CAAS_Brap_v3.01, whole genome shotgun sequence DNA:
- the LOC103829646 gene encoding protein argonaute 4: protein MDSSTGNGAELESANGSGVTDALPPPPPVIPPNVEPVRVKTEVAEKKNLRVPMARPGFGSKGQKIQLLTNHFKVNVANLQGHFYHYSVALFYDDGRPVEQKGVGRKILDKVHETYHSDLDGKEFAYDGEKTLFTFGALPSNKMDFSVVLEEVSSTRTNGNASPNNGNEEPSDGDRKRLRRPNRSKSFRVEISYAAKIPLQALANAMRGQESENSQEAIRVLDIILRQHAARQGCLLVRQSFFHNDPSNCEPVGGNILGCRGFHSSFRTTQGGMSLNMDVTTTMIIKPGPLVDFVIANQGVNDPFTVDWSKAKRTLKNLRIKVSPSNQEYRITGMSEKPCREQMFEYRPRNAPKNENGESETVEISVYDYFLRERNLELQYSADLPCINVGKPKRPTYIPLEHCTLIPLQRYTKALNTFQRSALVEKSRQKPQERMNVLSKALKVSNYDTEPLLRSCGISISSNFTQVEGRVLQAPKLKMGRGDELFPRNGRWNFNNKQFVEPTKIDKWAVANFSARCNVRQLVDDLMRIGGMKGVEIAPPFDVFEEGHQFRRAPPLIRVEKMFEEIQSKLPGAPQFILCLLPERKNCDIYGPWKKKNLTEYGIVTQCMAPVRQPNDQYLTNCLLKINAKLGGLNSLLSVERTPAFTVISKVPTIILGMDVSHGSPGQSDVPSIAAVVSSRQWPLISKYRASVRTQPSKAEMIESLVKKNGTEDDGIIKELLVDFYASSGKRKPEHIIIFRDGVSESQFNQVLNIELDQIIEACKLLDENWNPKFLLLVAQKNHHTKFFQTSSPDNVPPGTIIDSKICHPKNNDFYLCAHAGMIGTTRPTHYHVLYDEIHFSPDELQELVHSLSYVYQRSTTAISVVAPICYAHLAAAQLGTFMKFEDQSETSSSHGGVTAPGPVSVAQLPKLKDNVANSMFFC from the exons ATGGATTCTTCTACTGGTAATGGAGCTGAACTTGAATCAGCAAATGGGAGTGGGGTTACTGATGCGTTGCCACCTCCTCCACCAGTCATACCTCCTAATGTTGAGCCAGTGCGGGTTAAAACCGAGGTTGCTGAGAAGAAAAACCTGAGGGTCCCTATGGCTCGTCCCGGGTTTGGATCAAAGGGTCAGAAGATACAACTGTTGACTAATCATTTTAAAGTCAACGTCGCCAATCTTCAAGGACATTTCTACCATTACAGT GTGGCGCTCTTCTATGATGATGGGCGTCCTGTTGAACAAAAAGGTGTTGGAAGAAAAATCCTAGACAAGGTCCATGAGACTTACCATTCTGATCTTGATGGCAAAGAGTTTGCCTATGATGGAGAGAAGACATTGTTTACGTTTGGAGCTTTGCCTAGCAACAAGATGGATTTCTCTGTGGTTCTTGAGGAAGTATCTTCAACCAG GACTAATGGAAATGCAAGCCCCAATAATGGGAACGAAGAGCCAAGTGATGGTGATAGGAAGAGACTGCGTCGTCCTAACCGCTCCAAAAGCTTTAGAGTCGAGATCAGCTATGCGGCGAAGATTCCGCTGCAAGCTCTTGCTAATGCTATGCGGGGCCAGGAATCTGAGAACTCACAGGAGGCTATAAGGGTTTTGGATATCATCTTGCGTCAACATGCTGCTAGACA AGGCTGCTTGCTTGTGAGACAATCTTTTTTCCACAATGACCCGAGTAACTGCGAACCAGTTGGTGGTAACATCTTGGGATGTAGAGGATTCCACTCGAGTTTCCGGACAACGCAGGGAGGAATGTCCCTTAACATGG ATGTTACAACCACCATGATAATCAAGCCTGGTCCTCTTGTTGATTTTGTTATTGCTAACCAAGGCGTAAATGATCCGTTTACCGTTGACTGGTCTAAG GCTAAAAGGACGCTCAAGAACCTTAGGATTAAAGTCAGCCCCTCAAACCAGGAGTACAGGATCACTGGAATGAGTGAAAAGCCTTGCAGGGAACAGAT GTTTGAATATAGGCCAAGGAACGCACCGAAGAATGAGAACGGAGAGTCTGAAACTGTTGAAATATCGGTGTATGACTACTTCCTCAGAGAACGGAACCTGGAGCTGCAGTATTCTGCGGATTTGCCGTGCATCAATGTTGGGAAACCAAAGCGTCCCACCTATATACCTCTTGAG CACTGCACCTTAATTCCCCTTCAGAGGTACACAAAAGCGCTCAACACTTTCCAAAGATCTGCCCTTGTCGAGAAATCTAGACAGAAGCCTCAGGAGAGGATGAATGTTCTGTCCAAA gCACTGAAAGTGAGCAACTATGACACTGAACCTCTCCTGCGTTCCTGTGGCATCTCTATTAGCTCCAACTTTACTCAAGTGGAGGGACGTGTCCTGCAAGCTCCTAAG CTGAAAATGGGACGCGGAGATGAACTGTTTCCGCGAAATGGTCGCTGGAATTTCAACAACAAG CAATTTGTTGAGCCAACCAAGATTGACAAATGGGCTGTTGCCAATTTCTCTGCTCGCTGCAATGTACGTCAACTGGTTGATGATTTAATGCGAATTGGTGGAATGAAAGGAGTT GAAATCGCTCCTCCTTTTGATGTGTTTGAGGAGGGTCATCAGTTTCGCCGTGCTCCTCCTCTGATTCGTGTGGAGAAGATGTTTGAAGAGATCCAGTCTAAGCTCCCTGGTGCTCCACAGTTCATTCTTTGCCTCCTCCCGGAGAGGAAGAACTGTGACATTTATG GCCCATGGAAGAAGAAAAACCTAACAGAATACGGCATTGTTACTCAATGCATGGCTCCAGTGAGGCAGCCTAATGATCAATATCTTACAAACTGTCTTCTGAAGATCAACGCAAAG CTGGGTGGGTTAAACTCCTTGTTAAGTGTGGAGCGCACACCTGCGTTCACGGTGATTTCCAAGGTTCCAACcatcatccttggaatggatGTTTCACATGGATCTCCTGGGCAGTCTGATGTCCCCTCCATTGCTGCC GTGGTGAGTTCTAGGCAGTGGCCTCTAATCTCCAAGTACAGAGCATCTGTTCGCACTCAGCCTTCAAAGGCTGAGATGATTGAGTCCCTTGTGAAGAAAAATGGAACTGAAGACGATGGCATTATCAA GGAGTTACTGGTAGATTTCTATGCCAGCTCTGGTAAGAGAAAGCCTGAGCATATCATTATCTTCAG GGATGGTGTTAGTGAATCTCAGTTCAACCAGGTTCTCAACATTGAACTCGACCAGATCATAGAG GCATGCAAGCTTCTAGATGAGAACTGGAACCCGAAATTCCTCTTGCTGGTGGCTCAGAAGAATCACCACACCAAGTTTTTCCAGACGAGCTCTCCTGACAACGTTCCCCCAG GGACAATAATCGACAGCAAAATCTGTCACCCGAAGAACAATGATTTCTATCTCTGTGCGCACGCTGGAATGATT GGAACAACTCGTCCTACCCATTACCATGTCCTGTATGATGAGATTCATTTCTCACCTGATGAACTCCAAGAACTCGTCCACTCACTCTCTTACGT GTACCAAAGAAGCACGACTGCCATTTCAGTTG TTGCACCGATCTGCTATGCTCACTTGGCAGCTGCTCAGCTGGGAACGTTCATGAAGTTCGAAGATCAGTCTGAGACGTCCTCAAGCCATGGTGGCGTGACAGCTCCAGGACCAGTCTCTGTTGCGCAGCTCCCAAAACTCAAAGACAACGTTGCCAACTCCATGTTCTTCTGTTAG
- the LOC103829645 gene encoding calmodulin, which translates to MADQLTDDQISEFKEAFSLFDKDGDGCITTKELGTVMRSLGQNPTEAELQDMINEVDADGNGTIDFPEFLNLMARKMKDTDSEEELKEAFRVFDKDQNGFISAAELRHVMTNLGEKLTDEEVDEMVREADVDGDGQINYDEFVKVMMAK; encoded by the exons ATGGCCGATCAGCTGACCGATGATCAGATCTCCGAGTTCAAGGAAGCTTTCAGCCTATTTGACAAGGACGGAGATG GTTGCATCACGACGAAAGAGCTTGGAACAGTGATGAGGTCGCTAGGCCAGAACCCGACAGAAGCAGAGCTTCAAGACATGATCAACGAAGTTGACGCTGACGGCAACGGGACCATAGACTTTCCCGAGTTTCTCAACCTGATGGCGCGTAAGATGAAGGACACGGATTCTGAGGAAGAGCTCAAAGAAGCTTTCAGGGTCTTCGACAAGGACCAGAACGGTTTCATCTCCGCTGCGGAGCTGAGGCATGTGATGACTAATCTGGGGGAGAAGCTGACTGATGAAGAAGTTGATGAGATGGTCAGAGAAGCTGATGTTGATGGAGATGGTCAGATCAACTACGATGAGTTTGTCAAAGTTATGATGGCAAAGTGA
- the LOC108869006 gene encoding uncharacterized protein LOC108869006 — MVIRKKLPLRRREPEPQPVAEGDEIWSAVFIDYDGDECEPVPGDDCEAIVDDPADEIEEYENEVSEEEGCGVQTEEEACEVFSSHFGDVASNDGDENNDSGDDDCWNEDNTPDPVSSDDEEEDTRREACEDAASADEVLALGKTFSSASEFKQALLRYSLKTRYDIKLYISTQMKLGAVCSDTEYDCPWRVYCSYEKRKHKLQIKVYVNEHACIRSGYSKMLKPSSIAQLFAERLRVNPKLTAKEIGEDIKRTYNLIVTEDQCQKAKTKVTRERRASHEKHFSRIWDYEAELQKTNPGTITEIATIPGQTPRSKQRFDRIYICFEAQRAAWKSTCRPIIGLDGAFLKWDVKGQLIAAVGRDGDNRIVPIAWAVVEIENDISWAWFVNHLKVDLQLGDGK, encoded by the coding sequence ATGGTGATAAGGAAAAAGCTTCCACTACGTCGAAGAGAACCTGAACCTCAACCTGTTGCCGAAGGTGATGAAATATGGTCGGCTGTATTTATAGACTATGACGGAGATGAGTGTGAACCTGTACCCGGTGATGATTGTGAGGCTATTGTTGATGATCCTGCTGATGAGATCGAAGAATATGAGAATGAGGTTTCAGAAGAAGAAGGATGTGGCGTAcaaactgaagaagaagcttgtGAAGTTTTCTCATCCCACTTTGGAGATGTCGCAAGTAATGATGGAGACGAAAACAATGACAGTGGAGATGATGATTGCTGGAATGAGGATAATACGCCTGATCCTGTATCATctgatgatgaggaagaagatacGCGAAGGGAAGCTTGTGAGGATGCAGCATCAGCCGATGAGGTCTTAGCATTGGGGAAGACGTTTTCGTCTGCATCAGAGTTCAAGCAAGCTCTTCTTAGGTATTCTCTGAAAACAAGATATGATATCAAGCTATACATATCAACACAAATGAAGCTTGGCGCTGTTTGTTCTGACACTGAGTATGATTGTCCTTGGAGAGTGTATTGTTCATATGAGAAGAGGAAACATAAACTGCAGATAAAGGTTTATGTTAATGAACACGCTTGTATACGTTCTGGTTACTCGAAGATGTTGAAGCCTTCATCAATTGCGCAGCTGTTTGCGGAAAGGTTGAGGGTGAATCCTAAGCTTACAGCTAAGGAAATTGGTGAAGATATCAAGAGAACATACAACTTGATTGTTACTGAAGACCAATGTCAAAAAGCTAAGACTAAAGTCACAAGAGAAAGAAGAGCAAGCCATGAAAAACACTTTTCTCGAATCTGGGATTATGAAGCAGAGCTTCAAAAGACTAATCCGGGAACCATAACTGAGATAGCGACCATTCCTGGGCAAACACCAAGAAGCAAGCAAAGGTTTGATCGTATCTACATTTGTTTTGAAGCACAACGTGCAGCTTGGAAGTCGACTTGTAGACCGATCATAGGACTAGATGGTGCATTTCTAAAATGGGATGTGAAAGGCCAATTGATTGCTGCTGTGGGAAGAGATGGAGATAACAGAATTGTGCCGATTGCGTGGGCAGTTGTAGAGATTGAAAATGATATTAGTTGGGCATGGTTTGTGAATCACCTAAAAGTGGATTTACAACTCGGTGATGGGAAATGA